A genomic region of Kribbella sp. NBC_00382 contains the following coding sequences:
- a CDS encoding TetR/AcrR family transcriptional regulator → MTNSKRGERPASSEPKRADAVANRAKVMAAAREAFETEGFAASLDEIARRAGVGAGTVHRHFRTKAELVDAVLAAAVEDLVVAANSYVSADDAGVALRNFLVQLVTDGAAAHELAARLQVDASGVEAAVSGPVAELDRAMGLLLSRARDAGTVRHDLDDRDLAAIVAAAHAAYVHPTGGERAMMLVLHALD, encoded by the coding sequence ATGACTAACTCTAAACGGGGCGAGCGCCCCGCTTCAAGTGAGCCCAAACGGGCTGATGCTGTCGCCAATCGCGCCAAGGTGATGGCTGCGGCTCGTGAGGCGTTCGAGACGGAGGGTTTCGCTGCTTCCCTTGACGAGATCGCTCGGCGGGCTGGCGTCGGCGCGGGGACGGTTCACCGGCACTTCAGGACCAAAGCCGAGCTCGTCGACGCGGTCCTCGCCGCAGCGGTTGAAGACCTTGTGGTCGCGGCGAATTCGTATGTTTCGGCCGACGATGCAGGCGTAGCACTGCGGAACTTCTTGGTGCAGCTGGTCACCGACGGAGCGGCGGCCCACGAACTCGCCGCACGGCTGCAGGTTGATGCGAGCGGTGTCGAGGCCGCGGTGTCTGGGCCGGTCGCCGAGCTCGACCGCGCGATGGGCCTGCTCCTGTCCCGCGCCCGCGATGCGGGGACCGTCCGTCACGACCTCGATGACCGCGACCTAGCGGCGATCGTTGCCGCCGCTCACGCGGCGTACGTCCACCCGACAGGCGGCGAGCGCGCCATGATGCTCGTGTTGCACGCACTCGACTAG
- a CDS encoding nuclear transport factor 2 family protein, translating into MPLTTADRLAIHELVSLHGHLADDRRSDDLGLLLTPDASYDVTAYGLGIVRGLDALIELFSSAPGDQPVGHHVTNVVVTADPDLDSRARVRSKGLSVMADGRAGSVVYEDEVVRTTNGWRVSARVVVPSRRA; encoded by the coding sequence ATGCCACTGACCACCGCAGACCGGTTAGCCATTCACGAACTGGTTTCACTGCACGGGCATCTCGCTGATGACCGGCGATCCGACGACCTCGGGCTACTGCTGACGCCGGATGCGTCTTATGACGTGACTGCCTATGGTCTGGGAATTGTCCGGGGGCTGGATGCGCTCATCGAGCTGTTCAGTTCGGCGCCCGGAGACCAGCCCGTCGGGCACCACGTGACCAACGTGGTAGTCACGGCCGACCCTGATCTCGACAGCCGAGCCCGAGTGCGTTCAAAGGGGCTCTCGGTGATGGCGGACGGACGAGCGGGCAGCGTTGTGTACGAGGACGAGGTGGTGCGGACAACGAACGGGTGGCGAGTCAGCGCCCGCGTGGTCGTGCCGTCGCGGCGTGCCTGA
- a CDS encoding tyrosine-type recombinase/integrase, which yields MDIEDFLAELRSRSRPIGLTTLRSYSNAVSMFCAYLTHPGYGWGDLCERTFGNVPTQICFDWNTPRHTTDDAVPPARRSFTQAELQHLFDHIDDVVDREYAAGSKRWLPAMRDSIAFKTCYAYGLRRRELTMLDLNDFGPNPHLPDYGPFGATTVRWAKGTTASGPRRRTVLTVPEFAWVVPLLEYWVSPEGRGRFQTAERSSALWPSERSHRVHLGSLGDSFAGFRRAAGLPEELGLLCLRHSYVTHLIEAGYDPAFVQTQVGHAYASTTGLYTSVSADFKQRTVRQMIARRLGQPEGHRA from the coding sequence GTGGACATCGAAGACTTCCTCGCTGAGCTCCGCTCCCGAAGCCGGCCGATCGGGCTGACCACGCTGCGCTCCTACAGCAACGCCGTATCGATGTTCTGCGCCTACCTGACCCATCCCGGCTACGGGTGGGGCGACCTGTGCGAGCGTACCTTCGGCAACGTCCCGACCCAGATCTGCTTCGACTGGAACACCCCACGCCACACCACCGACGACGCCGTACCGCCAGCACGGCGATCGTTCACGCAAGCCGAACTGCAGCACCTGTTCGACCACATCGACGACGTCGTCGACCGCGAGTACGCCGCCGGGTCGAAGCGGTGGTTGCCGGCGATGCGGGACTCGATCGCCTTCAAGACCTGCTATGCCTACGGCCTGCGCCGCCGCGAGCTGACGATGCTCGACCTCAACGACTTCGGCCCGAACCCACACTTGCCCGACTACGGGCCGTTCGGCGCGACAACGGTGCGCTGGGCCAAAGGCACCACCGCCTCCGGACCCCGACGCCGTACGGTGCTGACCGTTCCCGAGTTCGCCTGGGTCGTCCCACTCCTGGAGTACTGGGTCAGTCCCGAGGGGCGTGGCCGGTTCCAGACCGCCGAGCGCTCGAGCGCACTCTGGCCCAGTGAGCGGTCCCACCGGGTTCATCTCGGCAGCCTCGGTGACTCCTTCGCCGGGTTCCGGCGAGCCGCCGGGCTGCCTGAAGAGCTCGGACTTCTTTGCCTGCGGCACTCCTACGTGACCCACCTGATCGAGGCCGGCTACGACCCCGCGTTCGTCCAGACCCAGGTCGGTCACGCCTACGCCTCGACCACCGGCCTCTACACGTCGGTCTCGGCCGACTTCAAACAGCGCACCGTCCGGCAGATGATCGCCCGCCGGCTCGGACAACCCGAAGGACACCGCGCATGA
- a CDS encoding class I SAM-dependent methyltransferase — translation MDLGFGGEVADLYHRYRRGYPSGLIGACVDGFSLTGDDLVIDLGCGTGQLATPIAPHVRAVIGVDPEPDMLVHARSAAQDQGVTSVAWMVGSDSDLPLLRSLLADQSVGAVTIGQALHWMDHEALFAAVGPLLRPGGGVMVVANGIPLWLQDSDWSRALREWLSDWLGGRPTDSCGTDNATQQRYRQSLTANGFEVSKVELDYSDELDFDHLLGGVYSALPVDRLPSPKERPQIAAELREVLHPYRPYIEQVPVRALLGTKVA, via the coding sequence ATGGATCTGGGGTTTGGCGGCGAGGTTGCTGATCTGTATCACCGATACCGCCGCGGTTATCCGTCAGGGTTGATCGGCGCGTGCGTCGATGGGTTCTCGTTGACGGGCGACGATCTCGTGATCGATCTCGGTTGTGGCACGGGGCAACTGGCGACACCGATCGCCCCGCATGTTCGGGCCGTGATAGGGGTCGATCCCGAACCAGACATGCTGGTCCACGCCCGCTCAGCCGCCCAGGACCAGGGCGTCACGAGTGTGGCGTGGATGGTCGGCAGCGACTCTGACCTTCCACTGCTGCGATCACTGTTGGCTGATCAGTCGGTTGGTGCTGTGACGATCGGACAAGCACTGCACTGGATGGACCATGAGGCGCTGTTTGCCGCGGTCGGTCCGCTCCTGCGTCCTGGAGGTGGTGTCATGGTCGTGGCCAACGGGATCCCGCTGTGGCTGCAGGACTCGGACTGGTCACGGGCGTTACGCGAATGGCTGTCCGACTGGTTGGGCGGGCGTCCAACCGACAGCTGCGGCACCGACAACGCAACGCAACAGCGCTATCGCCAGAGCCTGACGGCCAATGGCTTCGAGGTCAGCAAGGTCGAGCTCGACTATTCCGACGAGCTCGACTTCGATCATCTACTCGGCGGGGTCTACAGCGCGCTACCGGTCGACCGCCTTCCTTCGCCCAAGGAGCGTCCACAGATCGCAGCGGAGCTCCGGGAAGTGCTTCATCCCTATCGGCCGTACATCGAGCAGGTCCCGGTGCGAGCCCTCCTCGGCACGAAGGTCGCGTGA
- a CDS encoding helix-turn-helix domain-containing protein has product MTEQRRIGFKWHLRHLMAQRNLWKSTELHALLKSRGINLSESQVYRLVTGTPERIPARTFAALCDILDCAPGDLFEPFVEMRAAATADAPRRSEDLGVRPGDPIARRVRIVPSDDD; this is encoded by the coding sequence ATGACTGAACAGCGCAGGATCGGCTTCAAGTGGCACCTGCGTCACCTGATGGCCCAACGCAACCTCTGGAAGAGCACCGAGTTGCACGCCCTGCTCAAGTCCCGCGGCATCAACCTGTCCGAGAGCCAGGTCTACCGCCTCGTCACCGGCACCCCCGAGCGCATCCCCGCGCGCACCTTCGCCGCTCTGTGCGACATCCTCGACTGCGCCCCCGGCGACCTGTTCGAGCCCTTCGTAGAGATGCGAGCTGCGGCCACCGCCGACGCCCCGCGGCGCAGCGAAGACCTCGGTGTCCGGCCGGGCGACCCGATCGCACGCCGCGTCCGGATCGTGCCGAGCGACGATGACTAG